The Streptomyces camelliae genome window below encodes:
- a CDS encoding APC family permease yields the protein MSDTGTAASTTGAQHRLRRSLGSRDLVVYGLLFIAPMAPVGVFGTLDARSHGAVALVYVVATVAMGFTAFSYAQMVRVVPQAGSVFAYARVGLGRGAGFIAGWMAMLDYVLIPAVAYLFSGIAMNALVPQVSRWVWTMLAVVITTLLNLWGVRAAARVGFLVLAMEIVVLVVFVTAAIVVLARDGATRPPLSPLTGDGTQGGFALSGVIGAVSVAVLSYLGFDAIAAFAEEVTGGSAEVARALLFCLALAGVLFVAQTYLVALLEPATSAQLAADPARQGPAFYDAVDVSVGRRLHDLVAASKAIGAAFAALAGQAAAGRLLFAMGRDRRLPRALSRTDAGVPRVALLCAAVITLLAAGWAARRDDGLDKLVSVVDIGALTAFTLLHASVVGCFAVRRRGDGRRPSWWRHVLAPVLGAAITVAVIVAASGVAQVVGAVWLAIGVLVLVGQRGRTGVAEELP from the coding sequence ATGTCCGACACCGGTACGGCGGCTTCCACGACCGGCGCACAGCACCGGCTGCGGCGCAGCCTGGGCTCCAGGGACCTGGTGGTCTACGGGCTGCTGTTCATCGCCCCGATGGCGCCGGTGGGGGTGTTCGGCACGCTGGACGCCCGGTCGCACGGCGCGGTGGCGCTGGTGTACGTGGTGGCGACGGTCGCCATGGGATTCACCGCATTCAGCTACGCGCAGATGGTGCGGGTCGTACCGCAGGCGGGGTCGGTGTTCGCCTACGCGCGCGTGGGGCTCGGCAGAGGGGCTGGGTTCATCGCGGGCTGGATGGCGATGCTGGACTACGTCCTCATCCCGGCCGTCGCCTATCTCTTCTCCGGCATCGCGATGAACGCGCTGGTGCCCCAGGTGTCCCGGTGGGTGTGGACGATGCTCGCGGTGGTGATCACGACGCTGCTGAACCTGTGGGGCGTGCGCGCCGCCGCGCGCGTGGGCTTTCTCGTGCTGGCGATGGAGATCGTCGTCCTGGTGGTGTTCGTGACGGCGGCGATCGTGGTCCTGGCGCGGGACGGGGCGACACGGCCACCCCTGTCCCCCCTGACGGGCGACGGCACGCAGGGCGGGTTCGCGCTGTCCGGGGTGATCGGCGCGGTGTCGGTGGCCGTGCTGTCGTACCTGGGCTTCGACGCGATCGCGGCCTTCGCCGAGGAGGTCACCGGGGGCTCGGCCGAGGTGGCGCGGGCGCTGCTGTTCTGCCTGGCGCTGGCCGGTGTGCTGTTCGTGGCGCAGACGTACCTGGTCGCCCTGCTGGAGCCGGCGACGTCCGCGCAGCTGGCCGCCGATCCGGCCCGGCAGGGGCCGGCCTTCTACGACGCCGTCGACGTCTCGGTGGGGCGCCGGCTGCACGACCTGGTGGCCGCGAGCAAGGCGATCGGCGCGGCGTTCGCGGCGCTGGCGGGGCAGGCCGCGGCGGGACGGCTGCTGTTCGCGATGGGACGCGACCGACGGCTCCCGCGCGCGTTGTCGCGCACGGACGCGGGCGTACCGCGGGTCGCCCTGCTGTGCGCCGCGGTGATCACGCTCCTCGCGGCGGGGTGGGCGGCACGGCGCGACGACGGGCTGGACAAGCTGGTCTCCGTGGTCGACATCGGCGCCCTGACGGCCTTCACCCTGCTGCACGCGAGCGTGGTGGGCTGTTTCGCGGTACGGCGGCGCGGGGACGGGCGGCGGCCGAGCTGGTGGCGGCATGTGCTGGCGCCGGTGCTCGGGGCGGCGATCACGGTGGCGGTGATCGTGGCGGCGAGCGGGGTGGCGCAGGTGGTGGGGGCGGTGTGGCTGGCGATCGGGGTGCTGGTGCTGGTGGGGCAGCGGGGGCGGACGGGGGTCGCCGAGGAGTTGCCGTAG
- a CDS encoding DUF6542 domain-containing protein, translated as MEQHRTRPPNDGPRRGMPPPAQLPPQARRRPASGADPRQVRQVRVARPAPPAGRLPGPRLTGLGSGLFCIVVMFLLGCLDQLLFGASMPVYGVLFVPVCVLTALWVRDSDLLTAPVILPIAFALGLLPVADGKAGLLSRLMGVFTGLATQAGWLYGGTLVACVIVLVRRVRWVRRRRRRT; from the coding sequence GTGGAGCAACACAGAACGCGACCCCCGAACGACGGACCGCGACGCGGCATGCCACCGCCCGCGCAGCTGCCCCCGCAGGCCCGCCGCCGGCCGGCGTCAGGGGCAGATCCGCGGCAGGTACGGCAGGTACGGGTCGCCCGGCCGGCGCCGCCCGCGGGGCGGCTGCCGGGCCCCCGGCTCACCGGGCTCGGCAGCGGGCTCTTCTGCATCGTCGTGATGTTCCTGCTCGGCTGCCTGGACCAGCTGCTGTTCGGTGCGTCCATGCCGGTGTACGGCGTGCTGTTCGTGCCGGTGTGCGTCCTGACCGCACTATGGGTGCGTGACAGTGACCTGCTGACCGCCCCCGTGATCCTGCCGATCGCGTTCGCCCTCGGGCTGCTCCCCGTCGCCGACGGCAAGGCGGGGCTGCTCTCCCGCCTGATGGGCGTGTTCACCGGGCTCGCCACGCAGGCCGGCTGGCTGTACGGCGGGACGCTCGTCGCCTGCGTGATCGTGCTCGTCCGGCGGGTGCGGTGGGTACGGCGGCGCCGGCGCCGTACCTGA
- a CDS encoding FAD-dependent monooxygenase, with protein sequence MDTDVLIVGAGPTGMTLANELLVAGVSTVLVDKLPQRSELSKAGGMQSRTLEALDQRGLLEPVLAAGDHPVIDGHFAGIPLPAHLARHRLPWRSVPQVAIEGFFEEHLAARGIHVRRDHELVGLAQDADTVTATFAHGATVHARYLVAADGAHSTVRSLLRVGFPGRPGTLTVVAADVRLSGVDQSVSHTWSDDGHWAALFPLGTDPQGRPLHRLALGGPGRSLPREVPVTEEEIRGGLRRVFESRVHLLELRYARRITNAARQVEQYRHGRVFLAGDAAHIHLPLGAQGMNTGMQDALNLGWKLGAAVHGWAPENLLETYHTERYPVGAAVLRNVQAQSLLMDWAGTRDPDVEALKAIFTDMVRLPEVQDFLADTLSGTAVRYPMPDTKTHPLVGRPSPDMDIPGSVRLHELLRSGRGVLLDPADTFAKVAALWSDRVDRVGQGADTEPMLIRPDGYVCWASNPDGSTHDLERALGCWFGEPR encoded by the coding sequence ATGGACACGGACGTGCTCATCGTCGGCGCGGGCCCGACCGGAATGACACTGGCCAACGAACTGCTGGTGGCGGGGGTGTCGACCGTGCTGGTCGACAAGCTGCCGCAGCGCAGCGAGTTGTCCAAGGCAGGTGGCATGCAGTCCCGCACGCTGGAGGCACTCGACCAGCGCGGGCTGCTGGAACCGGTGCTGGCAGCCGGAGACCATCCGGTCATCGACGGCCACTTCGCCGGCATACCGCTCCCGGCCCACCTCGCTCGGCACCGCCTGCCGTGGCGCTCCGTGCCGCAGGTGGCGATCGAGGGGTTCTTCGAAGAGCACCTCGCCGCGCGCGGGATCCACGTCCGGCGGGACCACGAATTGGTCGGCCTTGCCCAGGACGCGGACACGGTCACCGCGACCTTCGCCCACGGCGCCACCGTCCACGCCCGATATCTCGTCGCCGCCGACGGCGCTCACAGCACGGTGCGCTCGCTGTTGCGGGTCGGCTTCCCGGGGCGACCGGGCACGTTGACCGTGGTCGCCGCCGACGTGCGGTTGAGCGGCGTCGACCAGTCGGTGTCGCACACCTGGAGCGACGACGGGCACTGGGCGGCACTGTTCCCGCTCGGTACCGATCCGCAGGGCAGGCCGCTGCACAGGCTCGCCCTGGGCGGGCCGGGCCGGTCACTGCCCAGGGAGGTCCCGGTCACCGAGGAGGAGATCCGCGGCGGCCTGCGCAGGGTGTTCGAATCGCGCGTGCATCTGCTCGAACTGCGCTACGCCCGCCGTATCACCAACGCGGCCCGGCAGGTCGAGCAGTACCGGCACGGGCGGGTGTTCCTGGCGGGAGATGCCGCCCACATCCACCTTCCGCTCGGCGCGCAGGGCATGAACACCGGGATGCAGGACGCACTCAATCTCGGCTGGAAACTCGGCGCCGCGGTGCACGGCTGGGCACCGGAGAACCTGCTGGAGACGTATCACACGGAACGGTACCCGGTAGGAGCCGCCGTGCTGCGCAACGTCCAGGCGCAGAGCCTGCTGATGGACTGGGCAGGCACCCGCGACCCTGACGTGGAGGCCCTCAAGGCGATCTTCACGGACATGGTGCGGCTGCCGGAGGTCCAGGACTTTCTCGCCGACACGTTGTCCGGGACGGCGGTCCGCTACCCGATGCCGGACACCAAGACCCACCCGCTCGTCGGCCGGCCTTCGCCGGACATGGACATCCCCGGCTCGGTCCGGCTGCACGAACTGCTACGGTCCGGGCGCGGCGTCCTGCTCGACCCTGCCGACACGTTCGCCAAGGTCGCCGCCCTCTGGTCAGACCGAGTGGATCGCGTGGGTCAGGGCGCCGACACCGAGCCGATGCTCATTCGGCCGGACGGCTACGTGTGCTGGGCCAGCAACCCGGATGGCAGCACACATGACCTGGAACGGGCGCTCGGCTGCTGGTTCGGCGAACCCCGATGA
- a CDS encoding tyrosine-type recombinase/integrase: protein MLTALLLPAARTVFTTLAEGSGDAGYCGYALYSDADARTVCCAVNTRSHLARSPLSGPSRPRRHRPRSHHGVGLPAPPGHRVYTHFMDGAWRPACQKAGIPKGTDPHALRHHYASPLIKNGESVKTVSERLGHTDAAMTLNIHTHLWPDSEERTRAAVDRAYGADHDADQGDIPTAEAA from the coding sequence ATGCTGACGGCCCTGCTGCTGCCTGCCGCGCGTACGGTCTTCACGACCCTCGCGGAGGGGTCCGGTGACGCGGGGTACTGCGGATACGCCCTGTACTCCGATGCCGACGCGAGGACGGTCTGCTGCGCGGTCAACACACGCAGCCACCTGGCTCGCAGCCCGCTCTCTGGCCCGAGCCGCCCTCGCCGGCACCGGCCGAGGTCCCACCACGGCGTTGGCCTACCTGCGCCACCAGGTCACCGCGTCTACACCCACTTCATGGACGGTGCATGGCGGCCCGCATGCCAGAAGGCCGGCATACCGAAGGGCACCGATCCCCATGCCCTCCGGCACCACTACGCCAGCCCGCTGATCAAGAACGGCGAGTCGGTGAAGACCGTCTCCGAGCGGCTCGGTCATACCGATGCCGCGATGACGCTGAACATCCACACCCACCTCTGGCCCGACTCCGAGGAGCGGACCCGCGCCGCCGTGGACCGCGCCTACGGCGCCGACCACGACGCGGACCAGGGTGACATCCCGACCGCCGAAGCGGCGTAA
- a CDS encoding rhodanese-like domain-containing protein — MGPRRPASRPLQPGGLLPRGALPEWPDGSALPTLRQDRTPVFYCRTGVRTLQVLTVARAAGFTGAVHLEGGAVGWANEIDPRLPVY, encoded by the coding sequence CTGGGTCCTCGCCGACCAGCGTCCCGACCGCTTCAGCCTGGTGGTCTTCTACCGCGGGGTGCACTGCCCGAGTGGCCGGACGGGTCCGCCCTGCCGACGCTGCGGCAGGACCGCACCCCGGTCTTCTACTGCCGGACCGGGGTGCGCACGCTCCAGGTCCTGACCGTGGCGCGGGCGGCCGGGTTCACCGGCGCGGTACACCTGGAAGGGGGCGCCGTCGGATGGGCGAACGAGATCGATCCCCGGCTCCCGGTGTACTGA
- the ppgK gene encoding polyphosphate--glucose phosphotransferase, which produces MQIFGVDIGGSGIKGAPVDLDKGDLAQERCKVLTPHPATPDGVADGVKQVVDHFGWTGPVGLTFPGVITGGAMVRTAANVDKSWIDTDAGALFGGRLGGLPVTVVNDADAAGVAEMRFGAGRDRTGTVILLTFGTGIGSAVFVDGVLVPNTELGHLELNGHDAEKRASSKAKEDGELSWEQWAHRVQKYLAHVEMLFSPELFIIGGGVSRKADKFLHLIQGVRAEIVPAQLQNNAGIVGAAMRAAEQQHR; this is translated from the coding sequence ATGCAGATCTTCGGCGTGGACATCGGCGGATCAGGGATCAAGGGCGCCCCTGTGGACCTGGACAAGGGCGACCTGGCCCAGGAGCGCTGCAAGGTGCTCACCCCGCACCCGGCGACACCGGACGGCGTGGCCGACGGGGTCAAGCAGGTCGTGGACCATTTCGGCTGGACGGGCCCGGTCGGCCTGACCTTCCCCGGAGTGATCACGGGCGGCGCCATGGTCCGCACGGCGGCGAACGTCGACAAGAGCTGGATCGACACGGACGCGGGCGCGCTGTTCGGCGGCCGGCTCGGCGGGCTGCCGGTGACGGTGGTCAACGACGCGGACGCCGCGGGCGTCGCCGAGATGCGCTTCGGCGCCGGCCGCGACCGGACGGGCACGGTCATCCTGCTCACCTTCGGCACCGGCATCGGCAGCGCCGTCTTCGTCGACGGCGTCCTCGTGCCGAACACGGAGCTGGGCCACCTGGAGCTCAACGGCCACGACGCCGAGAAGCGCGCCTCCAGCAAGGCCAAGGAGGACGGCGAGCTGAGCTGGGAGCAGTGGGCGCACCGCGTCCAGAAGTACCTGGCGCACGTGGAGATGCTCTTCTCGCCCGAGCTGTTCATCATCGGCGGCGGGGTCAGCCGCAAGGCGGACAAGTTCCTGCACCTCATCCAGGGCGTCAGAGCCGAGATCGTCCCCGCGCAGCTGCAGAACAACGCGGGGATCGTGGGCGCGGCGATGAGAGCGGCCGAGCAGCAGCACCGGTAG
- the ychF gene encoding redox-regulated ATPase YchF, with translation MSLTIGIVGLPNVGKSTLFNALTKNDVLAANYPFATIEPNVGVVGVPDARLAQLASIFGSQRILPATVDFVDIAGIVRGASEGEGLGNKFLANIRESDAICQVIRAFKDENVVHVDGKVSPKDDIETINTELILADLQTIEKVLPRLQKESRIKKDVAPKVKAVEEAKEILEKGDTLFSQGIVQGSERAEPLHDLHLLTTKPFLYVFNVDEDELTDDAFKDEQRTLVAPAEAIFLNAKLEADLAELDEEEALELLQSVGQDEPGLATLARVGFNTLGLQTYLTAGPKESRAWTIKKGATAPEAAGVIHTDFQKGFIKAEVISFTDLLDTGSVAEARAKGKARMEGKEYVMQDGDVVEFRFNV, from the coding sequence GTGTCGCTCACGATCGGAATCGTCGGCCTGCCCAACGTCGGCAAGTCGACCCTGTTCAACGCCCTGACCAAGAACGACGTGCTCGCGGCCAACTACCCGTTCGCCACGATCGAGCCGAACGTGGGCGTGGTAGGCGTCCCCGACGCCCGCCTCGCGCAGCTGGCGTCGATCTTCGGCTCCCAGCGCATCCTTCCGGCCACGGTCGACTTCGTCGACATCGCCGGCATCGTGCGCGGCGCCTCCGAGGGCGAGGGCCTCGGCAACAAGTTCCTCGCGAACATCCGCGAGTCCGACGCGATCTGCCAGGTCATCCGCGCCTTCAAGGACGAGAACGTCGTCCACGTCGACGGCAAGGTCTCGCCGAAGGACGACATCGAGACGATCAACACCGAGCTGATCCTGGCCGACCTCCAGACGATCGAGAAGGTCCTTCCCCGGCTCCAGAAGGAGTCGCGGATCAAGAAGGACGTCGCGCCGAAGGTCAAGGCGGTCGAGGAGGCCAAGGAGATCCTGGAGAAGGGCGACACCCTCTTCTCCCAGGGCATCGTCCAAGGCTCGGAGCGCGCGGAACCCCTCCACGACCTGCACCTTCTCACCACGAAGCCCTTCCTCTACGTCTTCAACGTCGACGAGGACGAGCTGACCGACGACGCCTTCAAGGACGAGCAGCGCACCCTGGTCGCCCCCGCCGAGGCGATCTTCCTCAACGCCAAGCTGGAGGCCGACCTCGCCGAGCTGGACGAGGAGGAGGCCCTCGAACTCCTCCAGTCCGTCGGCCAGGACGAACCGGGCCTCGCCACCCTCGCCCGCGTCGGCTTCAACACCCTCGGCCTGCAGACCTACCTCACGGCCGGCCCCAAGGAGTCCCGCGCCTGGACGATCAAGAAGGGCGCCACGGCCCCCGAGGCGGCCGGCGTGATCCACACCGACTTCCAGAAGGGCTTCATCAAGGCCGAGGTCATCTCCTTCACCGACCTGCTCGACACAGGCTCGGTCGCCGAGGCCCGCGCCAAGGGCAAGGCGCGTATGGAGGGCAAGGAGTACGTCATGCAGGACGGGGATGTGGTGGAGTTCCGGTTCAACGTCTAA
- a CDS encoding exodeoxyribonuclease VII small subunit, with translation MTSKVDETLSYEQARDELIEVVRRLEAGGTSLEDSLALWERGEELAKVCRRWLEGARARLDAALAEEESGEEGE, from the coding sequence ATGACGAGCAAGGTGGACGAGACGCTCTCCTACGAGCAGGCGCGAGACGAGCTGATCGAGGTCGTACGGCGTCTGGAGGCGGGCGGTACGTCGCTGGAGGACTCCCTGGCGCTGTGGGAGCGCGGCGAGGAGCTGGCCAAGGTGTGCCGGCGCTGGCTGGAGGGTGCGCGGGCCCGGCTGGACGCGGCGCTCGCCGAGGAGGAGTCCGGGGAAGAGGGCGAGTAA
- the xseA gene encoding exodeoxyribonuclease VII large subunit, producing MAVNTSPEAPLPVGEVSRLIGGWIDRLGAVWVEGQITQLSRRPGAGVVFLTLRDPSHDISVSVTCYRQVFDAVADVVGEGARVVVLAKPEWYAPRGQLSLRAAEMRPVGVGELLARLEQLKKALGAEGLFAAERKKPLPFLPQLIGLVCGRASAAERDVLENARHRWPAVRFEVRNVPVQGVHAVPQVVQAVKELDAMDDVDVIIVARGGGSVEDLLPFSDEQLVRAVAQCRTPVVSAIGHEPDTPLLDYVADLRASTPTDAAKKVVPDVGEELARVRMLRDRARRCVHAYLEREERGLAHALARPAIEDPHRMIDERADHVASLVERSRRCLGHLLDRADSELTHTHARVVALSPAATLKRGYAVLQKADGHVVRDPEEVAQGEALRARVADGEFTVKVGE from the coding sequence ATGGCTGTGAACACCTCTCCCGAAGCTCCCCTCCCCGTCGGTGAGGTCTCCCGGCTGATCGGGGGCTGGATCGACCGGCTCGGGGCGGTGTGGGTCGAGGGGCAGATCACGCAGTTGTCGCGGCGGCCCGGTGCCGGGGTCGTGTTCCTGACGTTGCGGGACCCGTCGCACGACATCTCCGTGAGCGTGACCTGTTATCGGCAGGTGTTCGACGCCGTCGCCGATGTCGTCGGCGAGGGGGCGCGGGTCGTGGTCCTGGCCAAGCCGGAGTGGTACGCCCCGCGCGGCCAGCTGTCGCTGCGGGCGGCCGAGATGAGGCCCGTCGGTGTCGGGGAGCTGCTGGCCCGGCTGGAGCAGCTGAAGAAGGCGCTCGGTGCCGAGGGGCTGTTCGCGGCGGAGCGGAAGAAGCCGCTGCCGTTCCTGCCGCAGCTGATCGGCCTGGTGTGCGGGCGGGCGTCGGCCGCGGAGCGGGACGTGCTGGAGAACGCCCGGCACCGCTGGCCCGCCGTCCGCTTCGAGGTGCGCAACGTTCCCGTGCAGGGTGTGCACGCCGTCCCGCAGGTCGTGCAGGCGGTGAAGGAGCTGGACGCGATGGACGACGTGGACGTGATCATCGTCGCCCGGGGCGGCGGCAGCGTGGAGGATCTGCTCCCGTTCTCCGACGAGCAGCTGGTACGGGCCGTGGCTCAGTGCCGTACGCCCGTCGTCTCGGCCATCGGGCACGAACCCGACACTCCGCTGCTGGACTACGTGGCCGACCTGAGGGCCTCCACCCCCACCGACGCGGCCAAGAAGGTCGTACCGGACGTGGGCGAGGAGCTGGCGCGGGTGCGGATGCTGCGCGACCGGGCCCGGCGGTGTGTGCACGCGTATCTGGAGCGGGAGGAGCGGGGGCTGGCGCACGCGCTGGCCCGGCCGGCGATAGAGGATCCGCACCGGATGATCGACGAGCGGGCGGACCACGTGGCCTCGCTGGTGGAGCGTTCGCGGCGCTGCCTCGGGCATCTGCTGGACCGCGCGGACTCGGAGCTGACGCACACGCACGCGCGCGTGGTGGCCCTCTCCCCGGCGGCCACGCTGAAGCGCGGGTACGCGGTGCTGCAGAAGGCCGACGGGCACGTGGTGCGCGATCCGGAGGAGGTCGCGCAGGGCGAGGCGCTGCGGGCGCGCGTCGCCGACGGTGAATTCACAGTGAAGGTGGGCGAATGA
- a CDS encoding TauD/TfdA dioxygenase family protein, whose product MLKLNASRDEGKVVTGRGPLPIHTDGLLVGERVDLIILYAAEFSDAPGSGKTYVSDQLTAWAEMPERLRRVLDEHEIEYLVTERGYFPTVPEDWYTIPATRDYGRVKSLNLATAFPPDVTPRSWEVRVKGRDPEESDRFFTELDAFLRAPRYAHTHRWQVGNLMITGNQRTLHGRTAISPGGTRVLFRGRLTLPDAA is encoded by the coding sequence CTGCTCAAGCTCAACGCCTCCCGGGACGAGGGGAAGGTCGTCACCGGGCGCGGGCCGCTGCCCATTCACACCGACGGGCTGCTGGTCGGTGAGCGGGTCGACCTGATCATCCTGTACGCCGCCGAGTTCTCCGACGCCCCCGGCTCGGGCAAGACCTACGTCAGCGACCAGCTGACCGCCTGGGCGGAGATGCCCGAGCGGCTGCGCCGGGTTCTCGACGAGCACGAGATCGAGTACCTGGTCACCGAGCGCGGCTACTTCCCGACCGTCCCGGAGGACTGGTACACCATCCCGGCGACCCGGGACTACGGCCGGGTGAAGTCCCTGAACCTGGCCACGGCCTTCCCACCGGACGTCACTCCGCGCTCCTGGGAGGTCAGGGTCAAGGGGAGGGACCCCGAGGAGTCCGACCGGTTCTTCACCGAGCTGGACGCCTTCCTGCGCGCACCGCGCTACGCGCACACCCACCGCTGGCAGGTGGGAAACCTGATGATCACCGGCAACCAGCGGACCCTGCACGGCCGTACGGCCATCAGCCCGGGCGGCACCCGGGTGCTGTTCCGCGGCCGGCTGACCCTGCCGGACGCGGCCTGA
- a CDS encoding 4-hydroxy-3-methylbut-2-enyl diphosphate reductase, translated as MTSSTGRRVLLAAPRGYCAGVDRAVIAVEKALEQYGAPIYVRHEIVHNKYVVQTLEKKGAIFVERTEEVPPGNIVMFSAHGVAPVVHEEAARGRLATIDATCPLVTKVHKEAVRYAKEDYDILLIGHEGHEEVIGTSGEAPDHIQLVDGPGDVAKVEVRDPSKVVWLSQTTLSVDETMETVDALKTKFPGLVSPPSDDICYATQNRQLAVKQMGAEAELVVVVGSRNSSNSKRLVEVAKLAGAREAYLVDFADEIDEAWLQGVTTVGVTSGASVPEVLVEQVLQWLAERGYGDVELVRAAEESITFSLPKELRRDLREEAATLVAERGGSGAAEA; from the coding sequence ATGACCTCTTCGACTGGCCGCCGTGTCCTGCTCGCCGCCCCTCGTGGCTACTGCGCGGGTGTGGACCGCGCCGTGATCGCCGTCGAGAAGGCCCTCGAACAGTACGGGGCCCCGATCTATGTCCGGCACGAGATCGTCCACAACAAGTACGTCGTGCAGACCCTGGAGAAGAAGGGCGCGATCTTCGTCGAGCGGACGGAGGAGGTGCCGCCCGGCAACATCGTGATGTTCTCGGCGCACGGCGTCGCCCCGGTCGTGCACGAGGAGGCCGCGCGGGGCCGGCTCGCCACCATCGACGCCACCTGCCCCCTGGTCACCAAGGTCCACAAGGAGGCCGTCCGCTACGCCAAGGAGGACTACGACATCCTCCTGATCGGGCACGAGGGCCATGAGGAGGTCATCGGCACCTCCGGCGAGGCCCCCGACCACATCCAGCTCGTCGACGGCCCGGGCGACGTCGCCAAGGTCGAGGTCCGCGACCCGTCGAAGGTCGTCTGGCTGTCCCAGACCACCCTCTCCGTCGACGAGACGATGGAGACCGTCGACGCCCTGAAGACGAAGTTCCCCGGGCTGGTCTCCCCGCCCAGCGACGACATCTGCTACGCCACGCAGAACCGGCAGCTCGCCGTGAAGCAGATGGGCGCCGAGGCCGAGCTGGTCGTCGTCGTCGGCTCGCGCAACTCCTCCAACTCCAAGCGGCTGGTCGAGGTCGCCAAGCTGGCCGGAGCCCGCGAGGCCTACCTGGTGGACTTCGCCGACGAGATCGACGAGGCCTGGCTCCAGGGCGTGACGACCGTCGGCGTCACCTCCGGTGCCTCCGTCCCCGAGGTCCTGGTCGAGCAGGTCCTTCAGTGGCTCGCCGAGCGGGGCTACGGCGACGTGGAGCTGGTCAGGGCGGCCGAGGAGTCCATCACCTTCTCGCTGCCCAAGGAACTCCGCCGTGACCTGCGCGAAGAGGCGGCCACGCTGGTCGCCGAGCGCGGCGGGAGCGGTGCCGCCGAGGCGTGA
- a CDS encoding Lrp/AsnC family transcriptional regulator has translation MESDSDELDRRLVHALQIDGRAPFSTIAEVLGVSDRTIARRYARLRSTGAVRVLCGVDPTALGGMLWFLRVRCAPTASVPVAEALAGRPDTSWVSLSSGGTEITCVVRAECEADSEALLLAKLPRTPRVEGVTAHSVLHAFYGGPDNLIGKLGLLDEEAIERLRPPPVSNRPGPVRLDDGDRKLLAALAGDGRAGFEQLAAATGWSATTVRRRMTELRERGVLYLDLDVDWRMFDMGSRTLLWLSVAPAHLAEVGQALAEHPEIAFAAATTGPTNLYASVVCANQRELYRYLTTRVAALPAVTHVETAPVIRTVKQAGQRRSGDLPGLIT, from the coding sequence GTGGAATCCGACTCCGATGAGCTGGATCGTCGACTCGTGCACGCCCTACAGATCGACGGCCGGGCCCCGTTCAGCACCATCGCCGAGGTTCTCGGCGTGTCGGATCGCACCATCGCCCGCAGGTACGCCCGGCTGCGGTCGACCGGGGCGGTGCGGGTGCTCTGCGGGGTCGACCCGACCGCGCTGGGCGGGATGCTGTGGTTCCTGCGGGTGCGATGCGCACCCACCGCTTCGGTCCCGGTCGCCGAGGCGCTGGCCGGACGCCCCGATACCTCCTGGGTGAGCCTCAGCTCCGGGGGTACCGAGATCACCTGCGTGGTCCGCGCCGAGTGCGAGGCCGACAGCGAGGCGCTGCTGCTGGCCAAGCTCCCCCGGACTCCCCGGGTGGAGGGGGTGACCGCGCATTCGGTGCTGCACGCTTTCTACGGGGGCCCGGACAACCTGATCGGCAAGCTCGGATTGCTGGACGAGGAGGCGATCGAACGGCTGCGCCCGCCCCCGGTGTCGAACCGGCCGGGACCGGTGCGGCTCGACGACGGTGACCGCAAGCTACTCGCCGCGCTCGCCGGCGACGGCCGGGCCGGATTCGAGCAGTTGGCTGCGGCGACCGGCTGGTCGGCGACGACGGTCCGGCGCCGGATGACGGAGCTGCGCGAACGAGGAGTGCTGTACCTGGACCTCGACGTCGACTGGCGCATGTTCGACATGGGCAGCCGAACCCTGCTCTGGCTCTCGGTCGCTCCCGCGCATCTGGCAGAGGTCGGCCAAGCGCTGGCCGAGCATCCAGAGATCGCGTTCGCCGCCGCCACGACCGGGCCGACCAACCTGTACGCGAGCGTGGTGTGCGCGAACCAGCGGGAGCTGTACCGGTACCTGACCACCCGGGTGGCCGCGCTGCCGGCCGTCACGCACGTCGAGACGGCACCCGTCATCAGGACCGTCAAACAGGCAGGGCAGCGCCGTTCAGGAGATCTGCCCGGTTTGATCACATGA